The genomic window AACACCTGTCACATGACCTCATCAGTATTCATGCATAGAACACCTGTCACATGACCTCATTAGTATTCATACATAAAACACCTGTCACATCACCTCCTTAGTATTCCAACATGGCACAGCTGTCACATGACCTCATTAGTATTCATGCATAGAGCACCTGTCACATGACCTCATTAGTATTCATGCATAGAACACCTGTCACATGACCTCATTAGTATTCATgcataaaacactaacaacaagACAAACAAGCAGGACATTCTTGCTGAAAGGAAGTGGCGACTGTAACAGGAAGCTCAACTTCctgttttctgtctacacacacgcacgcacacacgtatGTTTGCTTTCGGAGTGGAATCCAGCTTTGATAAAAGTGCTTAACACTCACACGctcaaacacgcacgcacacctTTGTTCAGCGTGGGAAAATATTTGCTGAGCTTCATTATAGTGTGAGACTGAGGCTTCATTCATGGTGCCCCCCCTCCCGCTTTTCACCCGCCCCTTTCATCCTCCCccaatgccccccccccccccccccccccgccacccgcGCCCATTGGACCCCTTCCCCCCAGCTCCCTGGGAAGCAATTGGAGGGCGCAGAAAACATCAGGAAGCAGGCATCCTCCATCAGGTGGGTTTTCACCGCTCTGACTCCGCCTCCACCTGAGAGAAGTCTTCCTACTGGTCTGTTCTTGCTTTCAGCTGCAAAGTGCCTCCTGCGGGTCTCCCGTGTCCCGTGGCGCCCCCTAGTGGCAGGTAACTTGAAGCACGCAGTGACGTCTTGCAAATATTATAAAGTGTATGTTCTTTGACACCGGTTGACTGTGAAATTGCAACTGCCCAGTCTGGACCCTCACGTTCAGACCCCTTATAGTTTCTCGACAGGACCACCTACTGGTTGAATGTAAAATAGCAACATCCAAAGAACAGTTGTTTGAGAAGCTTGGATCACTTTATAACAATTAATATTTacaattgtagtccaaaaaactttaaaaaatagttACTAAGTAAATTAGAAGTTACTTAATATTTGAGTAGGTTTTTTTTACGTAGTATTTACCTGCTTGTACTTAAGTaattatttggatgactactttttacttttattattcTAAAGTAACGGTTGGGATACTCTACCCACCCACTTGTCAATATTACGACGTTTTGTCCACCAGCTCGACTTTTGGCAAGCCTGTGGCTCCGCCCACCATCCCCACTGACTGGCGGGCTCCGCCTGAAGACGACATCTTACCTGCACCTGGCGATGACGCTCCGCCCTCTCCGCCCGACTTTTTTGAGATGCCGATGGCTCCGCCCCCTCCGCCCGACGACTACGAGACCTCGCCGGTAGCCCAACCCCTTCTACCTGACTCCCTGGACGTGGTCCAACCTGTAACTCCGCCCCTGTGTCTGGAGACAGGTGAGGACCAAGCGATGTTTGCCGCCCGTCACCTCGGTAACCATGACGACGTGACGCGTTTGTTCAGTGCTGGAGGAGAGCAGCCTCCCGCCGCCGTCTCCCCCGCCCACTGACGACGACGCCTTTCCTGCACTGTCCAATGATGAGCTTCCAGCCCCGCCCCCATCAAGCCAGGAAGTAGACGGTAGTATTTGTTAGcattacccacacacacacacacacacacacttttttgttttatttctttctATAACTTAAGTTCAAaatttacaaacaaacatatgAACAAAAACACGCTCACTCACACGCTAGCTTCCGGCATTCCGTACTTAAATAGTGTGTTTTCAAAAGCAATAGGACACTCAAAAACTGTGTAAAGTAATAGGGTACTTAAACAGTGTGTTTTTAAAACCATTAGGGTACTTATTTACTGTGTTTTCACAAGTATTAAGGTACTTAATCAGTGTTTTTAAAAGCAATATGATACTTAAATTTTGTGTTTTCAAAAGCAATAAGTTACTTAAATAGTGTGTTTTCAAAAGCAATAGGGTGCTCAAATACTGTGTCTTCAAAAGCAATAGGGAACTTAAATAATGTTTTTTCAaaagcaaaaacattttattttattttctatataCGTTTATAAAGATCAAAATTTACAAACATTAACATATGAAAAAggacacgcacacattcacaccctGGCTTCCGGCATTCCGGACTTAAATAATGTGTTTTCAAAAGCAATACGACACTCAAATACTGTGTTTTCAAAAGCAATAGGGTACTTAAATACTGTGTTTTCAAAAGCAATAGGACACTCAAATACTGTGTTTTCAAAAGCAATAGAGTACTTAAATACTGTGTTTTCAAAAGTAACAGGTTACCTAAACAATGCATTTTAAAAACCATCAGGGTACTTAAATACAGTGTTTTCAAAAGCAATAGGACACTCAAATCCTGTGTTTTCAAAAGCAATAGGGTACTTAAATACTGTGTTTTCAAAAGCAATAGGACACTCAAATACTGTGTTTTCAAAAGCAATAGAGTACTTAAATACTGTGTTTTCAAAAGTAATAGGTTACCTAAACAATGCGTTTTAAAAACCATCAGGGTACTTAAATACTGTGTTTTCAAAAGCAATACGACACTCAAACACTGTGTTTCCCAAGTAGTAGGGTACTTAAACAGTGTGTTTTTAAAAGCAATAGGGTACTTAAATCTTGTGTTTTCAAAAGCAATAGTGTACTTAAATAGTGTGTTTTCAAAAGCAATAGAGTACTTAAATTATGTGTTTTACAAAGTAATAGGGTACTTATTTAGTGTGTTTTCAAAAGCCATAGTGTACTTAAAACAGTTTTTTCAAAATCAGTAGTGTACTTAAATCGTGTGTTTTCAAAAGCAATAGGTTACTTAAATACTGTGTTTTCAAAAGCAATAGTTTACTTAAATCGTGTGTTTTCAAAAGTAATAGGTTACTTAAATAATGTGTTTTCAAAAAAATAGGGTACTTAAATACTGTGATTTCAAAATTAGTATGGTACTTAAATACTGTGTTTTCAAAAGCAATAAGGTACTGAAATACTGTGTTTTCAAAAGCAATAAGGTACTGTAATACTGTGTTTTCAAAAGCAAAAGGTTACTTAAATACTGTGTTTTCAAAAGCAATAGTTTACTTAAATCGTGTGTTTTCAAAAGCCATAGTGTACTTAAAACAGTTTTTTCAAAATCAGTAGTGTACTTAGATCGTGTGTTTTCAAAAGCAATAGGTTACTTAAATACTGTGTTTTCAAAAGCAATAGTTTACTTAAATCGTGTGTTTTCAAAAGTAATAGGTTACTTAAATAATGTGTTTTCAAAAAAATAGGGTACTTAAATACTGTGATTTCAAAATTAGTATGGTACTGAAATACTGTGTTTTCAAAAGCAATAAGGTACTGTAATACTGTGTTTTCAAAAGCAAAAGGTTACTTAAATACTGTGTTTTCATAAGCAATAGTTTACTTAAATCGTGTGTTTTCAAAAGCAATAGGTTACTTAAATAATGTGTTTTCAAAAAAAATAGGGTACTCAAATATTGTGTTTTCAAAGCAATAAGGTACTGAAATACTGTGTTTTCAAAAGCAACGGGATACTTAAATACTGTGTTTTCAAAAGCAATAGGGTACTTACAAATTGTGTTCTCAAAAGCAATAGGTAACTGAAATACTGTGTTTTCAAAAGCAATTGGGAACCTAAATATTGCGTTTtcaaaagtaaaaattaaaattatttcatatacctttatttataaatttcaacatttacaaacagttgagaaacaataatcaaaataaatccaacaacagcattacaaaacattataaaaacagtacaaagcaGCGCCACGGGgctgtaaattcaaagtaacaaaaatagaatagaaaaaaatatatatatataataaacaaagtgcaaagccataggccatacttgccaaccttgagacctccgatttcgggaggtgggggggcgtggtcgggggtggggcagaggcgtggtcgggcggggggcgtggttaagaggggaggaatatatttacatttacaattcaccaactcgagtatttcatatatatttcatatatatatataaatatacatatatgtatgaaatactggactttcagtgaattctagctgtatatatttattttattatttatataaataaaagaaatagttgaatcacagacggcacctatcaaatacacagtaataaaaacacagttgttctactaactgtactgtgcttgctggttacaaaaatcaacaacaacacttacctttcactatttgagtaacctttgttctgccatttatttcttcattttgctcgtcgacggtataatatattgggttggagtcaataaccagccgaggtgatgaagttacgtctctttactgtgggcttcagaactgactctctcacttgccgtcaggtgcccaacaccacgtaaatcattGGCCCATCAAAAAGCAACCCAATAACGCTATAGCCatcattcaccaggagatggcaacagacaacatagaatcactcgaTTACAGacagcgtcgccatggctgtaacttcctcgttcttctgtttcgtctccttgtgtgtgcgtttttttattcaaattcgTTGACGTTGTaacatgattgggcaggcaagctgtttatatagtgggaaagcggacgtgaaaacaggctgtccccactcaggtccgcaaggagctggagggggcgtggcctccagctccggctgaatttcgggagaaactTTCCGGGAGGCTtttgggagaggtgctgaatttcgggagtctctcggaaaatccgggagggttggcaagtatgccataggCACTCACACGCTAGCTTCCGGCATGCAGTGACGTCATCATCGACCAATAACAGCTTTGCTTCCTCGCCGGTTTCCATCGTGTTTCTCGTCCTGTAGCGCCGCTCCCGGCCAGGAGGAGCCGCCAGCGCCGCTCACCCCCgcctgctcgctctctctctctgagGGTGCGCCGCCGCCAAGCCCGCTCTCTCTTCCTGCCCGCCGGCCAATCACGTAAGCTTGCCCGGAGAGCCTCAGAGGTCCTGGAGAAGCATCCAGAACCGCCAGCGCTTTCAGACCTCGCATAATCAAGTGTTGACCCGCTTTCTTTGTGTGTCAGTCATGATTCCCCCTCCCCCGCCTTATCCCCCCCCGCATGCCCCCGCCCAGCCGCTTCCCGCCTCCTCGCTGCGGTCCCGCCTCCCGGCTCGCCTGGAGCACCTGGGTAAGATCATGGTTCCGAAGACTACAAAAGCccttacatttatatatttgttaaaaatattttaagtgatttaggtagccctttttgtatttagttttttttcatatattttattattattatgtattaatatttaatacggAAAAAAGATCATGGTTCCGGTTGTCGCAGTTGGATATCCACCGAGAGTCATTTTTAACGCATGCCGCGCCCCCTCCTTCTTTACCGGCCAATCACATGTGCTGTGCTATTCCGTTAGATCTGGAGCTTCCTGTCCTACCTCCCCCGCCCCTTTTGGACGACGCCCCCCTGCCACACTGGAAGAAAGGTACCAAGCGCGTCTTCTGTCTTGCCCACGACAAAAGTAGCAACGGTCATGTTCTTGTCTGGCCAGTGGTGGCGCTGTTCTCCTTCGAGGCCTCCAACCAGGAACACCTGTCCGTCACCGAGGGCGACGTCATCTACCTGACTGGTCGCCATGACAATGGATGGTGCGAGGGCGTCCTTAATGGCAAGCGAGGCTTCTTCCCTAAGGATTACGTTCAGTCCTGTGACTAGTTGGAGGCTCCGCCCCCTCACGCCTGACCAGCCAATCTGCTCACTTGTCCTAACCCCGCCCCCCATGGTTCGTTTTCCCCGTTCTTGATTGCAGCTGTCAATCAATATCCATCTTGTGTAAAAGTCTTTATTGTGTAAACaatcttggtaaaaaaaaaaaaagaataaataacaacaaataaatataatCCATCAATAAATAAAGGCAGCAataaataagcagtagaaaagagTCAAAGGGGAAGTGGCGCCTCctgctggtggtggtggtgattaCATGTTGGCGACCAGTAGGTGTAACTGCTGCAGGTGTAACTGACTTTCACTGCGGATCAACTCCCATGATGCACTGCTGCcttcctgtacacacacacacacacctttactGTAGTACTTATACAATAAATACACATGTACTGTAGTACTTAtacaacacatgcacacatacagtagtacttatacaacacatacacatatactgtagtaCTTATgcaatacatacacatgtacaataGTACTTATACAACATACACACGTACTGTAGTACTTATgcaatacatacacatgtacaataGTACTTATACAACACATACACACGTACTGTAGTATTTATACAACACATGCACATGTACTGTAGTACTTATACAATGCATACAATGTACTGTAGTACATATACAACACATACAATGTACTGTAGTACTTATACAacacatacacatgtactgtagtacttatatacacatgtacTGTAGTACATACACAACACATACAATGTACTGTAGTACATACACAACACATACAGTGTACTGTAGTACATACACAATGTACTGTAGTACGTATACAACACATACAATGTACTGTAGTACTTATACAACACATACATCTGTACTATAGTACTTATATACAacacatacacatgtactgtAGTACTTACATACACATGTACTCTAGTACATATACAACACATACAATGTACTGTAGTACTTGTacaatacatacacatgtactgtAGTACTTATacaacacatacatatgtactatAGTACTTATATACAACGCATACACATGGActgtagtacaaaccccgtttccatatgagttgggaaattgtgttagatgtaaatataattggaatacaatgatttgcaaatcattttcaacccatattcagttgaatatgcgacaaagacgaaaaatttgatgttcaaactgataagctttttttttgtgcaaataatcattaactttagaatttgatgccagcaacatgtgacaaagaagttgggaaaggtggcaataaatactgataaagttgagtaatgctcatcaaacacttatttggaacatcccacaggtgtgcagggtaattgggaacaggtgggtgccatgattgggtataaaaacagcttcccaaaaaatgctcagtctttcacaagaaaggatggggcgaggtacacccctttgtccacaactgcgtgagcaaatagtcaaacag from Nerophis ophidion isolate RoL-2023_Sa linkage group LG07, RoL_Noph_v1.0, whole genome shotgun sequence includes these protein-coding regions:
- the abi3a gene encoding ABI family, member 3a isoform X1, whose protein sequence is MKEEVMKILNEAPSSRKLLLENYDNFLNVAEYCYYNYTQQQASDDSLKALEETKKLTAQSLASIAYQVSTLATSVLSLLDAQTNQLRHMESSINLIGQETVEMHREKVSRREIGIFTAVRQVPRGPKILPPPQPAAGSQSRPPYSRRPISYQQLDCIGHGLKLPGKQLEGAENIRKQASSISCKVPPAGLPCPVAPPSGSSTFGKPVAPPTIPTDWRAPPEDDILPAPGDDAPPSPPDFFEMPMAPPPPPDDYETSPVAQPLLPDSLDVVQPVTPPLCLETVLEESSLPPPSPPPTDDDAFPALSNDELPAPPPSSQEVDAPLPARRSRQRRSPPPARSLSLRVRRRQARSLFLPAGQSLMIPPPPPYPPPHAPAQPLPASSLRSRLPARLEHLDLELPVLPPPPLLDDAPLPHWKKVVALFSFEASNQEHLSVTEGDVIYLTGRHDNGWCEGVLNGKRGFFPKDYVQSCD
- the abi3a gene encoding ABI family, member 3a isoform X2, with product MKEEVMKILNEAPSSRKLLLENYDNFLNVAEYCYYNYTQQQASDDSLKALEETKKLTAQSLASIAYQVSTLATSVLSLLDAQTNQLRHMESSINLIGQTVEMHREKVSRREIGIFTAVRQVPRGPKILPPPQPAAGSQSRPPYSRRPISYQQLDCIGHGLKLPGKQLEGAENIRKQASSISCKVPPAGLPCPVAPPSGSSTFGKPVAPPTIPTDWRAPPEDDILPAPGDDAPPSPPDFFEMPMAPPPPPDDYETSPVAQPLLPDSLDVVQPVTPPLCLETVLEESSLPPPSPPPTDDDAFPALSNDELPAPPPSSQEVDAPLPARRSRQRRSPPPARSLSLRVRRRQARSLFLPAGQSLMIPPPPPYPPPHAPAQPLPASSLRSRLPARLEHLDLELPVLPPPPLLDDAPLPHWKKVVALFSFEASNQEHLSVTEGDVIYLTGRHDNGWCEGVLNGKRGFFPKDYVQSCD
- the abi3a gene encoding ABI family, member 3a isoform X3 yields the protein MKEEVMKILNEAPSSRKLLLENYDNFLNVAEYCYYNYTQQQASDDSLKALEETKKLTAQSLASIAYQVSTLATSVLSLLDAQTNQLRHMESSINLIGQETVEMHREKVSRREIGIFTAVRQVPRGPKILPPPQPAAGSQSRPPYSRRPISYQQLDCIGHGLKLPGKQLEGAENIRKQASSISCKVPPAGLPCPVAPPSGSSTFGKPVAPPTIPTDWRAPPEDDILPAPGDDAPPSPPDFFEMPMAPPPPPDDYETSPVAQPLLPDSLDVVQPVTPPLCLETVLEESSLPPPSPPPTDDDAFPALSNDELPAPPPSSQEVDDLELPVLPPPPLLDDAPLPHWKKVVALFSFEASNQEHLSVTEGDVIYLTGRHDNGWCEGVLNGKRGFFPKDYVQSCD